In Sorghum bicolor cultivar BTx623 chromosome 8, Sorghum_bicolor_NCBIv3, whole genome shotgun sequence, one genomic interval encodes:
- the LOC8071436 gene encoding calmodulin-binding protein 25, whose product MLMAAATHLAGSAHSSSSSISPQSPPPWHPVVLVPNHNQHHQALHDLDVLVTPSLSPSPATATPPPPPTTTTQRLLRPAEARRAGKQRRRPRPSRKLPTTYISADAASFRRMVHQVTGADDVVAAHQATSELLCRPAPAHSRASLATTTLLLPTLDTSAFLLGAARGGRDSGGATPGRHGSAVAVGDPGAALQACGRGGVRGGGGGSCSAGGFRIPSLESWDDADALFQQE is encoded by the coding sequence ATGCTCATGGCCGCCGCCACGCACCTGGCCGGATCTGCCcactcctcatcctcctccatCTCGCCGCAGTCGCCGCCGCCCTGGCACCCAGTCGTACTCGTGCCCAACCACAACCAGCACCACCAGGCCCTCCACGACCTGGACGTCCTCGTCACGCCGTCCTTGTCCCCGTCGCCAGCAACagcaacgccgccgccgccgccgacgacgacaaCGCAGCGCCTCCTCCGCCCCGCGGAAGCCCGGCGCGCGGGCAAGCAGCGCCGTCGTCCCAGGCCGTCGCGGAAGCTGCCGACCACGTACATCAGCGCCGACGCCGCTAGCTTCCGGCGCATGGTGCACCAGGTCACGGGCGCCGACGACGTAGTAGCAGCTCACCAAGCCACGTCGGAGCTCCTCTGCCGCCCGGCCCCGGCGCACTCCCGCGCTTCCCTGGCGACGACGACGCTGCTGCTGCCGACGCTGGACACGTCGGCGTTCCTGCTCGGCGCGGCACGCGGGGGTCGGGACAGTGGTGGAGCGACGCCCGGCCGCCATGGCTCCGCTGTGGCGGTTGGTGATCCGGGTGCCGCGTTGCAGGCCTGTGGCCGTGGCGGcgtacgaggaggaggaggaggaagctgCAGCGCCGGCGGGTTCCGGATCCCGAGCTTGGAGTCGTGGGATGACGCCGACGCTCTCTTCCAGCAGGAGTAG
- the LOC8070376 gene encoding UV radiation resistance-associated gene protein: MEDPAPSSAAPDPPLSPSPHPQPPVEEGDGWVVVPASEVEGVHAPKVIHWDDLQQELARLWSLSAALQPAGDRKAHLAARLESTLQVRQEFLEQDNELAEMRRRLQEHTDRLGDLKMRTKKLSEDVVDQREQLCVKIRTLSVASKALDAACSNLKEANKLLSGENGCGRLKNLEQKLRMRQQYMIAQVAQIYPVRPLDEQSSDHKPGFTSNITKTRNAEPVLPNGSQNRPLVILGLQLSKLSVKKTGYFSDKTEVQKSSTVLGYAAHAVSLIASYLNVPLRYPLRFGGSRSYVLDPAPSVEPSSMISVASSVPTGTSMRTMEFPLFLDSQETTRSAYAIFLLNKDIEQLLNYIGAESLGPRHVLANLRQLTRIIQSQEYISVD; encoded by the exons ATGGAGGACCCGGCGCCGTCGTCCGCCGCACCTGACCCTCCCCTTTCGCCTTCCCCGCACCCGCAGCCGCCGGTGGAGGAGGGGGACGGCTGGGTGGTCGTGCCGGCCAGCGAGGTCGAGGGGGTCCACGCGCCCAAGGTCATCCACTGGGACGACCTGCAGCAGGAGCTCGCCCGCCTCTGGAGCCTCTCCGCCGCGCTCCAGCCCGCTGGGGACCGCAAGGCGCACCTCGCCGCGCGCCTCGAGTCCACGCTACAG GTTCGCCAGGAGTTTCTCGAGCAGGACAATGAGTTGGCTGAAATGAGGCGGAGACTGCAAGAGCATACTGATCGTCTTGGGGATCTGAAGATGCGCACGAAGAAATTGTCGGAGGATGTTGTGGATCAAAGGGAACAGCTTTGTGTCAAGATCAGAACGTTGTCAGTGGCAAGCAAGGCTCTTGATGCTGCGTGCAGTAATCTGAAG GAAGCTAATAAGTTGCTGTCAGGGGAAAATGGTTGTGGGCGCCTTAAAAATCTGGAACAGAAGTTACGGATGAGACAGCAATATATGATAGCTCAAGTTGCTCAGATATATCCTGTGAGGCCTTTGGATGAACAATCTTCAGATCACAAGCCTGGATTTACCtccaacataaccaaaacaa gaaATGCTGAACCAGTGTTGCCAAATGGCTCCCAAAACAGACCTTTGGTTATATTGGGTCTACAATTATCAAAGCTTTCTGTGAAAAAGACTGGCTACTTCAGTGACAAGACAGAGGTTCAGAAATCTTCGACTGTTCTGGGATATGCTGCTCAT GCAGTCTCCCTCATTGCATCGTATCTCAATGTTCCTCTTCGATATCCTTTGCGCTTTGGAGGTTCACGGTCATATGTTCTTGATCCTGCGCCTTCAGTTGAGCCATCATCTATGATCTCAGTAGCAAGTTCTGTCCCTACTGGCACAAGCATGAGGACAATGGAATTCCCTCTGTTTCTTGACAGCCAGGAGACAACAAGATCAGCATATGCAATATTCTTGTTGAACAAG GATATCGAGCAACTTCTGAATTACATTGGCGCTGAGAGCCTCGGGCCAAGACATGTCTTAGCAAACCTGAGGCAGCTGACAAGGATCATCCAGTCACAAGAATACATTTCTGTTGATTAG